A genomic window from Brassica oleracea var. oleracea cultivar TO1000 chromosome C8, BOL, whole genome shotgun sequence includes:
- the LOC106309572 gene encoding lactation elevated protein 1, translating to MRKVSQISAVLRLAFSSSRRSRHTNGCRSYCTPPNPTPSGPLTSYSNLVEQGRLQHDPYQEKVASAFQNLFGRLEHFEKEMEDYHVRLEEWEKKREEERRRLMVEEAEKKEEDGVWASMNKQGQKLLGRWVLGRRQMNVEPGVGKWVSYLNRERKLDSIVGSRPAIPSAPKGLYIYGNVGCGKTMLMDMFYSATDGMIRHRQRFHFHEAMLKINEQMHKYWKENGEEKSSQYSVSSWIMNLPVDERVKEWLAGEEFYKQQLQMKHILPAVADKFLVDQQSIKKGASILCFDEIQTVDVFAIVALSGIMSRLLTTGTVLVATSNRAPRELNQDGMQKEIFDKFISKLEKHCEIISIGSEVDYRRVAAKNSVEHVHYLWPLNDGVLEEFEKMWRQVTDQYGGEITSATLPVMFGRTVDVPESCKGVARFTFEYLCGRPVGAADYIAVAKNYHTIFISEIPAMSMEIRDKARRFITLVDELYNHHCCLVSSAETPIDELFQGTAEGTLFDLESFQFETETEDSRLRRDVLAEGSISAAGSPSSIVKMLSGEEEMFAFARAASRLIEMQTPLYLEGVRFLHPYFHQPK from the exons ATGCGAAAGGTGTCGCAGATCTCTGCCGTTCTACGTCTAGCATTTTCTTCTTCGAGACGAAGCAGACACACCAATGGCTGTCGTTCCTATTGCACTCCTCCAAATCCAACACCATCAG GTCCATTGACGAGTTACAGTAACTTAGTGGAACAAGGGAGGCTTCAACACGATCCATACCAAGAGAAAGTCGCTTCAGCCTTCCAAAACTTGTTCGGAAGATTGGAACATTTCGAGAAAGAAATGGAAGATTATCAT GTGAGATTAGAAGAGTGGGAGAAGAAGAGAGAGGAAGAGAGGCGAAGACTAATGGTGGAAGAAGCTGAGAAGAAGGAAGAAGATGGAGTGTGGGCTTCTATGAATAAACAAGGCCAAAAGCTTTTAGGAAGATGGGTCTTAGG GAGAAGACAGATGAATGTAGAGCCTGGAGTTGGTAAATGGGTTTCTTACCTTAACCGAGAGAGGAAACTGGATTCCATTGTCGGCTCTCGTCCTGCAATACCTTCAGCTCCTAAAGGATTATATATCTATGGAAACGTAGGATGTG GCAAGACTATGTTGATGGATATGTTTTATAGCGCCACCGATGGGATGATCAGACATCGGCAGCGGTTTCATTTTCACGAGGCTATGCTGAAGATAAACGAGCAGATGCACAAGTATTGGAAGGAGAATGGTGAGGAGAAGTCCTCTCAGTATAGCGTTTCGAGCTGGATTATGAATCTGCCTGTTGATGAGAGAGTCAAAGAGTGGCTAGCTGGGGAAGAGTTTTATAAGCAGCAGCTCCAGATGAAACACATTCTTCCAGCTGTGGCTGATAAGTTTCTCGTTGATCAGCAGTCGATTAAGAAAGGAGCCAGCATCCTCTGCTTTGATGAGATTCAG ACAGTTGATGTGTTTGCTATTGTGGCGTTATCTGGAATCATGAGCAGATTGTTGACTACTGGAACTGTTCTTGTGGCTACTAGTAACCGAGCTCCAAGGGAGTTAAATCAG GACGGAATGCAGAAGGAGATATTTGATAAGTTTATCTCTAAATTGGAGAAACATTGTGAGATTATCTCAATCGGAAGCGAAGTTGATTACCGCAGAGTTGCAGCCAAAAACTCGGTTGAACAT GTTCACTACTTATGGCCTTTGAACGATGGTGTTCTGGAAGAGTTTGAGAAAATGTGGCGTCAGGTCACTGACCAGTACGGCGGAGAAATAACTTCTGCAACGCTCCCAGTCATGTTTGGAAG AACAGTGGATGTTCCTGAAAGCTGTAAAGGAGTGGCAAGATTCACATTCGAGTATCTATGTGGTCGGCCGGTAGGTGCAGCAGATTATATAGCAGTGGCTAAAAACTATCATACGATCTTCATCTCTGAGATTCCGGCAATGAGCATGGAAATACGAGACAAG GCACGTAGGTTTATAACACTTGTGGATGAGTTATACAACCACCATTGTTGTCTTGTCTCATCCGCAGAGACACCTATTGATGAGTTGTTTCAAGGAACTGCAGAGGGTACCCTCTTCGACCTCGAAAG CTTCCAGTTTGAGACGGAGACGGAAGATTCTAGGTTAAGGCGAGATGTGCTTGCAGAAGGTAGCATAAGTGCTGCTGGCTCGCCCTCTTCGATCGTGAAAATGCTTTCTGGTGAAGAGGAAATGTTTGCCTTTGCTCGAGCT GCGTCGCGGTTGATTGAGATGCAGACTCCATTGTACCTCGAAGGAGTTCGTTTCTTGCATCCTTATTTCCATCAGCCAAAGTAA